One Hippoglossus stenolepis isolate QCI-W04-F060 chromosome 6, HSTE1.2, whole genome shotgun sequence genomic window, AAGCGCAGAGACAAAATCCTCCAGCTCTTGATAAGAGGAGTGGTCGGAGTAGGGCACCACATGGACATTGGGGTGGAAGGAGACCAGGGGCCTGCTGGTGGGCAAGATGGCCAAAGTGGGATGTTGTTTGTTCCACTGGTTCAAAGCGGCGAAACCGATCTCTGACTGATATACGGCTCGGATGCGACCGGCCCCCGGGTCAGTGGTGAAAACGTCAGGCAGCTCCAGAGCTTTGAGGGTCTCCATCCTCTCAAAACTCACCTCAATCCATGTTTTGAACTCCATTGCCAGGTCCAGCAGCAGGGACTCCTTCCCCAGTGTATACAAACCTGTAATGCATCCCAAAGTCAGCAAAAATAACAATGCAACATTGGATAACATGATAATTAACAGCATGTTTTTGAAATAACATATAACATTAGGCTGTAATTATGTATTGGCTCTTTTACAGTAATAATTTCTTGTCGGAAAACCATCCCCAGGAAGAACTCTATACAAAATTACCTATGACAACATTGTGGTTGGGGTGGCTGCGGATGATCTCTTTGATTTGTTGAGTGGCTTGCTTTCTGGAGGGGAGGGTGCGGTTGGGGTCACAGTTGGTGTTGTCCAGGTACAGGACGTCAATAGTGGTGTTTGTCCTCAGACATGGCTCACGCAACATTGAGGGAGTATATCTGAAGTCACCTGAAATAAAGAGGGAGACAATTAATTCCTGCGATGCTCAACTCAATATAGAACCTGTGCATATGCTTTCATCGTATGAAACTAATCTTCCAGTGGCTTCAGACACTGACCAGTGTACAGTATAGAACCAAAATAGCCTTCGAAGAGAAACATCACAGCCCCTGGACAGTGGTTGGCTTCTATCAGGGTGACTGTCAGCCTCTCCTTGCCAATGTCATCCAGCGGCAGCATGTGTGGGTCCCCCAGCTCTAATGGATGGATCCACTGTTCCTTTAcctgagcagaaacagaaatgatCAGCAGCAGGTTACTGTAaatgacagcacacacacagccattgTTAACCTTAAATAATTTGAAAACAAGCAAAAGttttcaaataatttaatttcccAAAATGATGCACCTGATATGAAGGTATTTTCATATCTGCTTATTCTAACTCCTCAGTGAAGCAACACATAAGTGAACATTTTAAGGAAAACCTTGAGTTAATGATTGTAGATATTTTTATACACGCATGAAAGATGTGTTTATATAATGTGATCCTCCGTCATTAGATCTCAGCTCATCTCAACACCAATGCAAGATATTAGCACTCTCTACCACCATCAAAACaccagatgaaaacaacacaagttTGTAGTGTTTGTcatattaaaaaacatctttttccGAGAGGACTGTCGAACATGACGTGTTTTGAAAAGGACTTGTTCAATGCTGATCAGATTtttgttatggaagttttctagAGCTGGTGAAATGAGAACTCctgaatggctagaattgctgtcactctctatgttacatgtaggtgttcgcatcctattggacagttaagcctaaagtatgcattcctaaatcacattgtgtccttatgtcttgccactggtgaaatacgcaaaataGTTGAGCTGGATTTGAAAGTCCCTAagtgtagacactacaatgcatTGTttgttggtcctttatctataacctgaccttgggtactgctcagagagagaagggagtctCTTTGGAATTAAGACAGACACTACTCTATTGtacatatataatgtaatatacaataatatatagtggcatatatacagtaatatgtgaggatggtcaaaaattcctttTCTAAACTTAGAAACCAGAGTGGCTTTGTAGACCCAGACAAATGGACACAAATATCACACGTAAGTTAAGTAAGTAAGCAAAGTTTATATGTAGCACATCTCTCGTAGATTCCAAAACCAGTCCATCCAATTAACAAACTACAAAAGCTATATATTACAGATGTGTAGAAAACTTTAAACCACATCTGGATGcaaaaacacagtcaaacacaagcgACCAATCACTGGTATGTCCCTTCATAGCTCCCAGTACACTGtcctggaggaggcagaggaacgACCAGTGGAGATCGTGTGAGCCTCCtcacctgcagcttcagccTGAGCAGTGTGGCGGTGGTGGGGGAGCAGTAGATGGGCCTGTTGCTCCAGGTCGAGGTCAAGCCCACCGTGTGGTCGCTGTGCATGTGGGTCAAGAAAAACAGCCGAGCACCCGGACACTTCCGAACCTGCCAGAAGTCGACGGCCAGCGGCGTGTGCGGGATGACTTTCCCATTGACGGCCATGGTCTGTGGTCACACTGGGAATCCAACACTCGGCGACGACTGGAGGCGAGTTTCgagttttatatttgtttttagctTCTCACTAACACAACGAGTTGTAAAGTTCAGACTGTTTCTGAGTCCACGACAAAATAGGAGAAAGCAGTGGAAGCTAACTTGAGCTAGCATTGAGAGGCGAGCAAATATCTTCTCTGTAACCTGCAGcaacacgaacacacacacacctcctcagCCGTTACATGTTGAACACTTCCTCTTCTGTGTTCATTGGCGGGCTGacctactgacacacacacgctccgcCATTTGTGTTTACAATTTGTTCCgcgttttcttcttcttcctcggtCTCAAAGTGGTTGTGGAACCACACTGCCACCTGTAGGTCATTGCGTGTATGGCACAGAGCCGTCCTGCTGGCCGCATTACAAATCTCCCGCTGAGTCAGTGGCAATAACAGCCggactgtttttatatttatataatatccCACAGTAAAAGTCAAgaagacatgtttgtttgtaaagcacattcaaaacaaacagagttgTAGTTCTGTAAAGTGTTGTACAGTCACTTAGAGGTCATTTAGATTTAGATCAGTGATGAGGCCAGAAACCTGGGAGTAGTCTTTGATTCAGACATGAATTCCTCAAACATTTTTAGCAATATCATCAAATCAGCTTTTGGTAAAATCAGGAGTATTAGATGATTTTTCACATTCTGTGATTCACAAACcgttattcatgtttttattcaaggGGAAAAAATAGAAGAATCATTTGCTGAATGCTGACCAAATCcaacttaaaaataattaatgtcAAATgtatgtggaaataaataataataaattctgatatcagtttaaatgttgctgtACTGCGAGTCAAAAATAGAGGCTGCTAAGTCAGAATAATAGTCTTTGGTTGAACTATGAAATGTTGAGTTGGAATAATACAAGAAAGCTACTAATCTTTATCTGTCATCACATGATCATATCATTCCTAAATTTACAAAAAACTTTCCTGAGAGAATTTGcctttcatatattttaaacGTTGATTTGCTTTAATTTCATTGTTCAGAATCTAACAGACTTTACAGACAAAAAACCTAATAACCTTAAACAACAGTAGACATTTTGTTTCATGgatgcaaacaaaataaaacacaagcaagaagaaaagcagcataCAGCACCTATCGATACTCAGACACTGAAGTGAGGAACTGCTGAGTGAAATGTATTCAGGTGCGTACAAAATATGGATGTTAATTTAGATATAGGTAGAACTTTAAAATTGTTTCTAACATCATTGGAACAAGTCTTTTGTGTGTAGGATTTATAGACACCAGTTACAAATCTGTTGTCCTTTAAATTGTTTCAAAGTCCTTTTCTTAAAATACCAAAAGCCAAATTCAAGAAATGACGACCCACTACATCTCACTGAAACTGAATTGCTCGCTGTTTTCCACTAGATGGAGCCaagacagaggaaacagttaTTTGATGACACTTTGATCTTAGAGGAAAGACAAATCAGTCTGTGGAggacttttaattttaaacattttatgattgattctgttatttatttttttcaacagaATCAGGAAAAAGTACACATTTCATCttcaatttgattttattccGTCGttggaaaaaattaaaatttaCTTTCAGTCACAAAGcacaacattattattttttttctcgaCAAGGTGACATAAAGACGTCTTCATGGCTTCCCTaccaaaatataaacaaaccGTGGTACAATGTATGAAATAGTGTTTATCTGATTGTGATATATTTGATGATGGATTGATTTAAGAaagggtgtatgtgtgtgttgggatatttaaaaaaatggggTCGTTGCTATGGTGAGGGCGACCCATTgcagccccctccccctctcccttttGCACACCGCTCACTTTTCAGGATTATACCTGGGACTACTGCACATTCCTCTTATCACAcagtgagcttcctctccacgTACCCACAACCACATTAATCACACTCTGAATTACAGTTAATTATCTGTCTCTCCTCagcacacactacacactacacactacacactacacactacacactacacactacacactacacactacacactacacacactcacacacagacacaaacttgTGTCTCCATAGGGGTAATGTGCTCCTAAGCCCTTCAGAAGTCTGTACCTGTGGGgaccttcattttttttcccgGCACAGACATTCCTATgagttagtttgtgtttgtacaaacacacgtgcacacacacaaacaaacacacacaccctttgaAACCTTGTGCTGGAGATGACATACATTGTGCTGATGATTAACTGAAGAGGAGTGGGTTGCGTTCAGTCAGGGAAATCAGTGGAGCCCCTGTTACTATTCACATCTTTATGTTAACTTACACAGCTGAGTGCCCTGTGGATTACTGCACAGTTGGGTGACTTTATGCTGTCAAGTTGCCAGGTAATTACATGAAATATTTTTCATCTGGAAAATCTTCCTCGTATTAATCCACAAGACTTGGTAGTAATACACatatgaaaaaatgtaatatttatagGTATTATACCACGGATAATGTATTCAGCAATTACACTTTTAGTGCCCTCATTAATACAGAGTCAAAGCTCATGTTTTACCACAttataaactagaatggcacatatagagcacatacctcatcagttccctaaacatgcctgattatttaaaatccacatcaatgaattattcactgggaaaACTGGGAAAAACACCATACCCCACAATGACATtggaaagaaaatcctggatctacTCCCTCATCTTGATGTGAAGAtgtcttccctgacccataccacatctctccaccaagttttgtg contains:
- the dclre1b gene encoding 5' exonuclease Apollo, translating into MAVNGKVIPHTPLAVDFWQVRKCPGARLFFLTHMHSDHTVGLTSTWSNRPIYCSPTTATLLRLKLQVKEQWIHPLELGDPHMLPLDDIGKERLTVTLIEANHCPGAVMFLFEGYFGSILYTGDFRYTPSMLREPCLRTNTTIDVLYLDNTNCDPNRTLPSRKQATQQIKEIIRSHPNHNVVIGLYTLGKESLLLDLAMEFKTWIEVSFERMETLKALELPDVFTTDPGAGRIRAVYQSEIGFAALNQWNKQHPTLAILPTSRPLVSFHPNVHVVPYSDHSSYQELEDFVSALKPTSLLPIVGTRAPGNLSALLPSKKRPVILVPESVRQYMLRQPEIQLGSSAFTRLRSRHLRPVAPKGVIFESPPKGSMTPCEEDVCGPECPEQDASEEEMDTERSEKDSDSILIDISKTVTPNKNRGGAGDTWSLNIVQTVSEDVLVAESLPLSQHSQSNHAPVEIVTNRRPFETNAKIKNTASSGNYNSPQRGHRNVENNHKPSDEDGMSQHSGCGSDWDSLTLLQNSSSNISCRSATELKEKYLEEFENSILKSLPFMEEDFKTWGLLQHSFVHSFPSPLYDA